The following are encoded in a window of Lynx canadensis isolate LIC74 chromosome B1, mLynCan4.pri.v2, whole genome shotgun sequence genomic DNA:
- the CXCL8 gene encoding interleukin-8 encodes MTSKLVVALLAAFMLSAALCEAAVVSRISSELRCQCIKTHSTPFNPKLIKELTVIDSGPHCENSEIIVKLVSGKEVCLDPKQKWVQKVVEIFLKKAEKQNA; translated from the exons ATGACTTCCAAGCTGGTTGTtgctctcttagcagctttcatgCTTTCTGCAGCTCTGTGTGAAG ctgcAGTTGTGTCAAGAATTAGTTCAGAACTTCGATGCCAGTGCATAAAAACTCATTCCACACCTTTCAATCCCAAATTAATCAAAGAACTGACAGTGATTGACAGTGGCCCACACTGTGAAAACTCAGAAATCAT TGTAAAGCTCGTCAGTGGAAAAGAGGTGTGCCTGGACCCCAAGCAAAAGTGGGTGCAGAAGGTTGTGGAGATATTTTTGAAGAA aGCTGAGAAACAaaatgcataa